Proteins encoded by one window of Mariniplasma anaerobium:
- a CDS encoding EAL domain-containing protein produces MRLADVLKLPKQPHSLSIIKDYLNQSLSHLDYQAAYNYYFDISIELSLFDIVYDEAKIVLEEIKTQSETMYYEKILVHMIDASIHLNKLEEAKKYIEIRKEVLPIIKQYLGFLDEIKLKKALNEPYLDDLLKILQDMIPDDIKIYCLEEVFMIYKKDHQYEMALNSLYELYNYDLKTLYFIDELYLLIQLNRLDEAKTKAYNEHQLHKDDEKLILKLLEIYLKLEDYHKASILEAEYEELIDAQSESYRKEAYELIVELYTKLGHKPSIDIYKAKLKKITRAIDKLTKQEDLKKDTKNQDIVIIEKKEETRLKPTNILRFLEISHDLIEYSHTLDEKLSLREFFRLFFIHLDKFIKPKEYVVYLEQEDNNFFFYKKERLYDKTIQKQDTLDTLVEHVMYTGDEIYESSKTIKWTKNIITQKDYTDDISFIYAFPIFDLGVFIVHLDEDIKDPQTYYDLFKLISAILFTHVVDEKKMNRIKYENKFYSNVLNSPIICYRELTETRSTYNDPAQILFGIDKHHHLELFLRDISYEFVNPYKDLISYLFIHPNEEKHMVYTYQERHILEKLYSLKVGDEVFIMSLFFDQTDDVKEAKKLVDQATIDPETNLSNIYALNKEIDEILEQKDSLYLIELDMSLKHIYGNDQSLKYFKEFAQVTKKFFNDGLTFRFDFNQIFVVLPFNDIRATSKIVKDYYKYIESYVSQVLPYEKFSAFMGIIRYPVVTVEKDKDKLYKFLDISVQKAKREDDIKYAYFVYRDYENELFEQQVMDHLNVAIEEKNIGLLFNQMIDIKKNFVWQYESEIILTNLAIDSKYLLKIAEKRNRLVDLEHFHIEQVCDFLVELEKQTERLIKITIPISRQTFLDPKFNSFLLGTLKERHIPYEFLRLKCDMDLRPNHYATQIQELIDHGISLDTTSVNMALNYPFHALHIDMKRDSIKWQSYISQMKIMLEAYHMAVVVRNVKTKDQKEMLERLGISYIEGSLYKELPAPILIRKIKENL; encoded by the coding sequence CTGCATACAATTACTATTTTGATATCTCTATTGAGTTATCTCTTTTTGACATAGTCTATGATGAAGCTAAAATTGTTTTAGAAGAAATTAAAACACAAAGTGAAACTATGTATTATGAAAAAATCCTTGTACATATGATTGACGCATCGATACATTTAAACAAATTAGAAGAAGCTAAAAAATATATTGAAATAAGAAAAGAAGTTCTACCTATTATTAAGCAATATTTAGGCTTTTTAGATGAAATTAAATTAAAAAAAGCATTAAATGAACCTTATTTAGATGATCTATTAAAAATACTTCAAGATATGATTCCAGATGATATAAAAATATATTGCTTAGAAGAAGTGTTTATGATTTATAAGAAAGACCATCAATATGAAATGGCTTTAAATAGCCTTTATGAGTTATATAATTACGATTTAAAGACACTTTATTTTATTGATGAGCTTTATTTGCTCATACAGCTAAATCGCTTGGATGAAGCAAAAACTAAAGCGTATAACGAACATCAATTGCATAAAGATGATGAAAAACTCATTTTAAAATTATTAGAAATTTATCTTAAGCTTGAAGACTATCATAAAGCATCAATTTTAGAAGCAGAATATGAAGAACTTATTGATGCACAAAGTGAATCTTATAGAAAAGAAGCATATGAGTTAATTGTAGAACTTTACACTAAACTAGGACATAAGCCTTCAATTGATATTTATAAAGCTAAACTAAAAAAAATAACTAGAGCAATAGATAAATTAACTAAACAAGAAGACTTAAAAAAAGACACAAAAAATCAAGATATCGTAATCATTGAAAAAAAAGAAGAAACAAGATTAAAACCTACAAATATTTTAAGATTTTTAGAAATTAGTCATGATTTAATTGAATACTCTCATACCTTAGATGAAAAATTAAGTTTACGTGAGTTTTTTAGATTGTTTTTTATACATCTAGATAAATTTATTAAACCAAAAGAATATGTAGTATATCTTGAACAAGAAGATAATAATTTTTTCTTTTATAAAAAAGAAAGACTTTATGATAAAACAATTCAAAAACAAGACACACTTGATACTTTAGTAGAACATGTCATGTATACAGGTGATGAGATCTATGAAAGTTCTAAAACTATTAAATGGACAAAAAACATCATCACACAAAAAGATTATACAGATGACATTTCATTTATTTATGCATTTCCTATATTTGATTTAGGGGTTTTTATTGTTCACCTAGATGAAGATATAAAAGATCCTCAAACCTATTATGATTTATTTAAATTGATAAGTGCAATATTATTTACTCATGTAGTTGATGAGAAAAAAATGAATCGTATCAAATATGAAAATAAGTTTTACTCAAATGTCTTAAATTCACCAATCATATGTTATAGAGAATTAACAGAAACCAGATCAACTTATAATGATCCGGCACAAATCTTGTTTGGTATTGATAAGCATCACCATTTAGAATTATTTTTAAGAGATATATCTTATGAGTTTGTTAATCCTTATAAAGATTTAATATCATATTTATTTATTCATCCAAATGAAGAGAAACATATGGTTTACACATATCAAGAACGACACATCTTAGAAAAGCTTTATAGTTTAAAAGTAGGAGATGAGGTCTTTATTATGAGTTTATTTTTTGATCAAACCGATGATGTAAAAGAAGCTAAAAAATTAGTGGATCAAGCAACCATTGATCCAGAAACAAATCTATCTAATATATACGCACTTAATAAAGAGATTGATGAAATATTAGAGCAAAAGGATAGTTTATATTTAATTGAGCTAGATATGAGTTTAAAACATATCTATGGCAATGATCAATCATTAAAATATTTTAAAGAATTTGCACAAGTCACTAAAAAATTCTTTAATGATGGATTGACTTTCCGTTTTGATTTCAATCAAATCTTTGTCGTCTTGCCTTTTAATGACATTAGAGCAACTTCTAAGATTGTTAAAGACTATTACAAGTACATTGAGTCTTATGTGTCACAAGTTCTCCCTTATGAGAAATTTAGCGCATTTATGGGTATCATTAGATATCCTGTTGTTACAGTAGAAAAAGATAAAGATAAATTATATAAGTTTTTAGATATATCTGTACAAAAAGCAAAAAGAGAAGATGACATCAAATACGCATACTTTGTATATCGTGATTATGAAAATGAATTGTTTGAACAACAAGTGATGGATCACTTGAATGTTGCGATTGAAGAAAAGAATATTGGGTTATTATTTAATCAAATGATTGATATTAAAAAGAACTTTGTTTGGCAATACGAAAGTGAGATTATTTTAACTAATCTTGCAATCGATAGTAAGTATTTACTTAAGATTGCAGAAAAGAGAAATAGATTAGTTGATTTAGAACATTTTCATATTGAACAAGTTTGTGATTTTTTAGTTGAATTAGAAAAACAAACAGAGCGATTAATAAAGATCACGATACCGATATCTAGACAAACATTTTTAGATCCTAAGTTTAATTCATTCCTTTTAGGAACTCTAAAAGAGAGACATATTCCATATGAGTTTTTAAGACTTAAATGTGATATGGACCTTCGTCCAAATCACTATGCAACACAAATACAAGAACTTATTGATCATGGTATAAGTTTAGATACAACATCGGTGAATATGGCTTTAAATTACCCTTTTCACGCCCTTCATATTGATATGAAAAGAGATAGTATCAAGTGGCAAAGCTATATCAGTCAAATGAAAATCATGCTTGAAGCTTATCATATGGCAGTTGTTGTTAGAAATGTAAAAACAAAGGATCAAAAAGAAATGCTAGAGCGTTTAGGTATTTCATATATTGAAGGTAGTTTGTATAAAGAATTACCAGCTCCTATATTAATTCGAAAAATAAAGGAAAACCTATGA
- a CDS encoding GNAT family N-acetyltransferase: protein MVRLQDINKENYGRVVRLELTEKQKEVIATNLESLAQAYACRDVCRAFAICDEDEVVGFILLQFDKKENFYDIWRIMIGKQFQGKGYGEQALLLAIDFLKKQGAKVIHMSHQTNNYGPSKLYQKVGFKYTGKIEDGEVLMEYHVSD from the coding sequence ATGGTTAGATTACAAGACATTAATAAAGAAAATTACGGCAGGGTTGTAAGACTTGAACTAACAGAGAAACAAAAAGAAGTGATTGCTACCAATTTAGAATCCCTTGCACAAGCCTATGCATGCAGAGACGTATGTAGAGCTTTTGCTATATGTGATGAGGATGAAGTGGTTGGGTTTATTTTGCTTCAATTTGACAAAAAAGAAAATTTTTATGATATTTGGAGAATAATGATTGGAAAACAATTCCAAGGTAAAGGATATGGAGAACAAGCATTGCTTTTAGCAATAGACTTTCTTAAAAAACAAGGTGCAAAAGTGATTCATATGTCACATCAGACAAATAATTATGGACCATCTAAGCTTTATCAAAAAGTAGGGTTTAAATATACTGGTAAAATTGAAGATGGTGAAGTCTTGATGGAATACCATGTTAGTGATTAG
- a CDS encoding NADH:flavin oxidoreductase/NADH oxidase, whose product MLFKELTIKNMTLKNRTVLAPMCMYMAEEFGYAEYFHMVHYVSRSMGGVGLIIQEATAIDQNGRISPKDLGIWRDNHVEQLKMIVDGVHKNDTKMGIQINHAGRKGIADRPLAPSAIQFNFKYHIPKKMTIKDIKKVIEDFKQAARRANEAGYDYLEIHAAHGYLLCEFLSPNTNKRKDEYGDRKKLIKEVVVAVREEWPEEKPLAIRFSASEYVEEGITPEWIADLINELKPLGLDIANISSGGNVSEQEIKLFPGYQLDFAKTIRSKTGIVTIGGGLITNLEMADKAIIDGSCDLVYFGRLLLREPFYIINHAENLGEDMPYPKYYKRAKA is encoded by the coding sequence ATGTTATTTAAAGAATTAACAATAAAGAATATGACATTAAAAAACAGAACTGTGCTTGCACCGATGTGCATGTATATGGCTGAAGAGTTTGGATATGCTGAATATTTCCATATGGTTCATTATGTATCAAGATCTATGGGTGGAGTTGGATTAATCATTCAAGAAGCAACAGCAATAGATCAAAATGGTCGTATTTCACCAAAAGATTTAGGCATTTGGAGAGATAATCATGTTGAACAATTAAAGATGATTGTTGATGGAGTTCATAAAAACGATACTAAAATGGGCATACAAATAAATCATGCTGGAAGAAAAGGTATAGCTGACCGTCCTCTTGCACCTAGTGCAATTCAATTTAATTTTAAATATCATATTCCAAAAAAAATGACAATAAAAGATATAAAAAAAGTGATTGAAGATTTTAAACAAGCAGCAAGAAGAGCAAATGAAGCTGGATATGATTATTTAGAAATTCATGCAGCTCATGGGTATTTATTATGTGAATTTTTATCACCTAATACAAACAAGAGAAAAGATGAATATGGAGATAGAAAAAAATTAATAAAAGAAGTTGTTGTAGCAGTAAGAGAAGAATGGCCTGAAGAAAAACCTTTAGCAATTAGATTTAGTGCTTCTGAATATGTTGAAGAGGGTATTACTCCAGAATGGATAGCTGATTTAATTAATGAATTAAAACCATTGGGTCTTGATATAGCTAATATATCAAGTGGTGGTAATGTTAGTGAACAAGAAATTAAGTTATTTCCTGGATATCAATTAGATTTTGCTAAAACGATTCGTTCAAAAACTGGTATTGTTACAATTGGTGGAGGATTAATCACTAATTTAGAGATGGCAGATAAAGCAATAATTGATGGATCATGTGATTTAGTTTACTTTGGTAGATTACTTTTAAGAGAACCATTTTATATTATAAATCACGCAGAAAATTTAGGAGAAGATATGCCATATCCTAAATACTATAAAAGAGCAAAAGCATGA
- a CDS encoding epoxyqueuosine reductase QueH: MKILMHMCCARCAAYPITKLMDEGNEVCGLYYNPNIHTDVEFEKRADSVIKFSEIKQFNVFYYPDLVVEVDSLEELDLTRYDLRIKRTFELGKDLGYDAVSTSLLCNLDLDHEKILEIGHKYSKMFDIPFYDEDFREGFLEGQEMIEELGLY, encoded by the coding sequence ATGAAAATTTTAATGCATATGTGCTGCGCAAGATGCGCTGCTTACCCAATTACTAAATTAATGGATGAGGGCAATGAAGTGTGTGGATTATATTATAATCCAAATATTCATACTGATGTCGAGTTTGAGAAGAGAGCAGATAGTGTTATTAAGTTTTCAGAAATAAAACAATTCAATGTATTTTATTATCCTGATTTGGTTGTTGAGGTTGATAGTTTAGAAGAATTGGATTTAACAAGATATGATTTAAGAATTAAAAGAACATTTGAATTAGGTAAAGATTTAGGATATGATGCAGTTTCTACAAGTTTACTTTGCAATCTAGATTTAGATCATGAGAAGATTTTAGAAATTGGACATAAATATAGCAAGATGTTTGATATACCATTTTATGATGAAGATTTTAGGGAGGGGTTTCTCGAGGGTCAAGAGATGATCGAGGAATTGGGATTATATTAA
- a CDS encoding DNA cytosine methyltransferase — MAFTFIDLFSGIGGFHIALKKLGGECVFASEIDQNAVEVYKNNFQMEVHGDITKIDLNKIPYADLLAGGFPCQSFSKAGLQNGFNDNTKGTLFFNIKEILSHFVNNHKPIKYVLLENVKNLTTHDKQDTWNTIIRILKELGYIIHDYPMIMSPTDLEIPIPQSRDRVYIYGIHESYNVKLPNIEFTKKNKNNSNLFDSNILEIEVDQQYNLDDNKVKLIEMWQEFLDNIEFKPSFPVWGNYFHYPSNNPEQAPEWKLRIISRNQEFYQEYKTYIDKWAQKYDFWNLKPTFQKLEWQCQEDCTRLNETILQFRPSGLRAKRPTFIPALVAISQIPIIYYQNNYRKLTPRECARLQSFPDSFKISNIDTQAYKQFGNTVNVGVVEYIAKRLLEV, encoded by the coding sequence ATGGCATTTACTTTTATCGATTTATTCTCGGGAATAGGTGGATTTCATATAGCATTAAAAAAACTTGGTGGAGAGTGTGTTTTTGCTTCTGAAATCGATCAAAATGCCGTAGAGGTGTATAAGAATAATTTCCAAATGGAAGTTCATGGGGATATCACAAAAATAGATTTGAATAAAATTCCATACGCTGATCTTCTTGCAGGTGGATTTCCGTGCCAATCTTTTTCAAAGGCAGGGTTGCAAAATGGATTTAATGACAACACAAAAGGAACCCTATTTTTCAACATCAAAGAAATACTTAGTCATTTTGTTAATAATCATAAACCAATAAAATATGTTTTGCTGGAAAATGTTAAGAATTTAACAACACATGATAAACAAGATACATGGAACACTATTATTCGAATTTTAAAAGAGTTAGGATACATCATTCATGATTACCCAATGATAATGAGTCCTACAGATCTAGAGATACCAATACCTCAATCACGCGATCGAGTCTATATATATGGAATTCATGAAAGTTATAATGTTAAATTGCCAAATATTGAGTTCACTAAAAAAAACAAAAATAATTCAAATTTGTTTGATAGTAATATATTAGAGATAGAAGTTGACCAACAATATAATTTAGATGACAACAAGGTAAAATTAATAGAAATGTGGCAAGAATTTTTAGATAATATTGAGTTCAAGCCATCCTTTCCTGTATGGGGGAATTATTTTCATTATCCGTCTAATAACCCAGAACAGGCACCAGAATGGAAATTAAGAATAATTTCAAGAAATCAAGAATTTTATCAAGAATATAAGACATATATTGATAAATGGGCACAAAAATATGATTTTTGGAACTTAAAACCAACATTTCAAAAGTTAGAATGGCAGTGCCAAGAAGATTGTACACGGCTAAATGAAACGATATTACAATTCAGGCCATCGGGTCTTAGAGCAAAAAGACCAACATTTATACCTGCTTTGGTAGCAATCTCTCAAATTCCTATTATATATTATCAAAATAATTATCGTAAATTAACACCAAGAGAATGTGCGAGACTTCAAAGTTTTCCAGATTCATTCAAAATTTCCAACATTGATACACAGGCATATAAGCAATTTGGGAATACAGTTAATGTTGGAGTGGTTGAATACATTGCAAAAAGATTACTGGAGGTATAG
- a CDS encoding ATP-binding protein, translated as MVRDIEKILSMFNIIYKKTAEYFYIDGHNYYITFASEVNNEPDNLRIQVGNKVMQSLIRLYLGNEEEKPILWVLYPEQTSCLVAEFSESLEDENLLNGNKSLKFKKSDFGEPGSVNFSSMQYKARLFHLFNRVDKVDMDTTINIQPESDIYSYFKNFSYKVWNALGEFVDNSTASYFEKNHQEILNGLESFDTLQIYIDYDKSNHLITIKDNAFGMELGDFKRAFRLKDAPIDKSGRNEFGMGLKTAAFWFGKCLTVESTEYGSSNKYRLTLDTDVLDAIKPKEMKIKKSKVPESIHGTTIIISKIYQDREITGGRTIGRIIKELSTIYRRDILGVNSKDKDRPVKIYFNGKELEAETQKYSTIFKKMFIYLKEFRNKNQEYEFLINLNSKHTLYKKEKFHVEHNGVFHHIRVIIGFLNNTGASNAGLVLYRRGRVIEGRVGEFLKPDIIFGAPNSFESQRLFGEVDLDDIPVTQSKDSFSWSEDLQEKVFKAINERILDLKYIIQKFNKNDRLPEGFEVKNSDPTAVIKEINNEQIAKTSEELESIDKYHKDNQIQGIIEKELISNHKSINNEEAEKILESKTIEKASEEIFKFDGIKYKVLFTNSGNFISVSNPQEDEQKICDKVVRINIVHDLFAKFSNNQDFKYIITNIALAIVTSEVNLGEEHIIILRFRSLINKFISNRG; from the coding sequence ATGGTACGCGACATAGAAAAAATATTAAGTATGTTTAATATAATCTATAAAAAGACAGCTGAATACTTTTATATTGACGGTCATAATTATTACATCACTTTTGCAAGCGAAGTCAACAATGAACCTGATAATTTACGGATACAAGTCGGAAATAAAGTGATGCAATCATTAATTAGATTATATTTAGGAAATGAAGAGGAAAAACCTATACTTTGGGTATTATACCCTGAACAAACTTCATGTTTAGTTGCAGAATTTTCAGAATCGCTAGAAGATGAAAACCTACTCAATGGCAACAAAAGTTTAAAATTTAAAAAGAGTGACTTTGGAGAGCCTGGTTCTGTAAATTTCAGCAGTATGCAATATAAGGCAAGATTATTTCACTTATTTAATAGGGTTGATAAAGTTGATATGGATACTACTATTAATATTCAACCAGAGTCAGATATTTATAGTTATTTCAAAAATTTTAGTTACAAAGTATGGAATGCCTTAGGTGAATTTGTTGATAATTCTACAGCAAGTTATTTTGAAAAAAATCATCAAGAAATTCTAAATGGACTAGAATCGTTTGATACATTACAAATATATATTGATTATGATAAATCTAATCACTTAATAACAATAAAAGATAATGCTTTTGGTATGGAATTGGGTGACTTTAAACGTGCTTTCAGATTGAAAGATGCTCCGATCGATAAGAGTGGCAGAAACGAGTTTGGCATGGGATTAAAAACTGCTGCTTTTTGGTTTGGGAAATGTTTAACTGTTGAATCTACTGAGTATGGTAGTTCAAATAAGTATCGACTGACTTTAGACACTGATGTTTTGGATGCTATTAAACCAAAAGAGATGAAAATTAAAAAAAGCAAAGTACCGGAATCGATACATGGAACTACAATAATTATTTCTAAAATTTACCAAGATAGAGAAATAACGGGTGGTAGAACAATTGGTAGAATAATCAAAGAATTGAGCACCATATACAGACGAGATATTTTGGGAGTCAATTCTAAAGATAAAGATCGTCCAGTAAAAATATATTTTAATGGTAAAGAACTAGAAGCAGAGACACAAAAGTATTCAACAATTTTCAAGAAAATGTTCATATATCTTAAAGAATTCAGAAATAAGAACCAAGAATATGAGTTTTTGATAAATTTAAATAGTAAACACACTTTATACAAAAAAGAAAAGTTCCATGTAGAACATAATGGAGTATTTCATCATATCAGAGTAATTATTGGCTTTTTGAATAATACTGGAGCTTCTAATGCTGGTTTAGTGTTATACAGACGAGGCAGAGTTATAGAAGGACGAGTTGGAGAATTCTTAAAACCAGATATTATTTTTGGTGCACCCAACTCATTTGAATCCCAAAGATTATTTGGTGAGGTTGATTTAGATGATATTCCAGTAACGCAATCCAAAGATAGTTTTTCATGGTCAGAGGATCTTCAAGAAAAAGTTTTTAAAGCTATTAATGAAAGAATTCTAGATTTGAAATACATAATTCAAAAATTCAATAAAAATGATAGATTACCTGAAGGATTTGAAGTGAAAAATTCTGATCCAACAGCGGTTATTAAAGAGATTAATAATGAACAGATTGCGAAGACGTCAGAGGAACTTGAAAGCATTGATAAATATCATAAAGATAATCAAATTCAAGGGATTATTGAAAAAGAACTTATTTCAAATCATAAATCTATAAATAATGAAGAAGCAGAAAAAATATTAGAGTCCAAAACTATAGAAAAAGCATCAGAAGAGATTTTTAAATTTGACGGAATTAAATACAAAGTACTATTCACTAATTCTGGTAATTTCATCTCAGTTTCTAATCCGCAAGAAGATGAGCAAAAAATTTGTGATAAAGTGGTTAGAATTAATATTGTTCACGATTTGTTTGCGAAATTTTCAAATAATCAAGACTTTAAATATATTATTACTAATATAGCGCTTGCAATTGTTACTTCAGAGGTTAATTTAGGAGAAGAGCATATTATTATTCTTAGATTCAGAAGTCTTATAAATAAATTTATTTCGAATAGAGGTTGA
- a CDS encoding Z1 domain-containing protein → MNEMLPVIDSYSVAQVTKGKILGNFIRDNLEGKIYEYQKIVDSAMNTISRFTLSNDEETKYTKSGLAFGRVQSGKTTYFLCTAACAIDNGFDLVIFLSGVTTNLLIQNKKRLQKAFRLSRRDLFFYDTSNIKDSVLNTIDDIKSVFMTLKNENVNGGVMISVLKEDDHLLKVFEIVKEFTDKRILIIDDEGDQFTPNTKVNQHKESTIFKLVKEITEISKKISLLSVTATPQANVFINKFNHLAPEFVELVEPGKGYCGLETFHSNDEYISFVTGNKKQYEEELRKALIYYMFTVYETEFHNTEKYKNNKNWMLIHNSHLKSVHIKDYKELSTILETDLREVANYYKFGTLDVMVEKITNYIRRYYVEFQIEEKFGFKCEDFLLGFNDVLACFYNSEIDVNNISIINSDEQLEYEDFQKSKCGILIGGNMLGRGITIIDLTVSFITRDRIDGRGNIDTILQRARWFGYREKILKLIKIFTTGGIQKEFNGIYHHDTSLYDEIKYCIENNIDLRESKLPVKISDKLDLTRRNVILKGSLKRSNTSNFMQQRKFAYLSDYKIHDNINNKIYKFLKKQKFEKTIKDIPVYDVESSEFYRILKDYIDNPEIYIINERLYESLIILFNSAKRIKLILMKNLYDDSKGYTLSRDSVFTDRSVYSGNVLSGASQSGDYLGDLYHFSEFDHVQIHFTKIKDTKGVELYGGNKILFLAINNTKIKPQGFIQRV, encoded by the coding sequence ATGAATGAAATGTTACCCGTAATAGATTCATATTCAGTTGCTCAAGTAACCAAAGGAAAAATACTTGGTAATTTTATAAGAGATAACCTTGAAGGGAAGATCTATGAGTATCAAAAAATTGTAGATTCGGCAATGAATACTATATCTCGATTTACTCTGTCGAACGATGAAGAAACTAAATATACGAAAAGTGGTTTAGCTTTTGGGAGAGTTCAATCCGGAAAAACAACTTATTTTCTTTGTACCGCAGCTTGCGCAATAGATAATGGTTTTGATTTAGTTATATTTTTATCCGGAGTAACAACAAATTTGCTTATTCAGAATAAAAAAAGATTGCAAAAAGCGTTTAGACTTTCAAGGAGAGATTTATTTTTCTATGACACTTCGAATATCAAAGATTCGGTATTAAATACAATTGATGATATAAAAAGTGTTTTCATGACGCTTAAAAATGAAAATGTAAATGGTGGAGTAATGATTTCGGTTTTAAAAGAAGATGACCACTTACTGAAGGTTTTTGAAATAGTTAAAGAATTTACTGATAAACGAATATTGATTATCGATGATGAAGGAGATCAATTCACGCCTAATACTAAGGTAAATCAGCATAAAGAGAGCACTATATTTAAACTTGTTAAAGAAATAACCGAGATAAGTAAAAAAATTTCATTGTTGAGCGTTACAGCAACACCTCAAGCCAACGTTTTTATTAATAAATTTAATCATCTAGCACCTGAATTTGTAGAATTGGTAGAACCAGGGAAAGGTTATTGCGGCTTAGAGACTTTCCATTCTAATGATGAATATATATCATTTGTAACCGGAAACAAAAAGCAGTATGAGGAAGAATTAAGAAAAGCGTTAATCTATTATATGTTTACAGTATATGAGACCGAGTTTCATAATACTGAAAAATACAAAAACAATAAAAACTGGATGTTAATCCATAACTCACATTTGAAGTCTGTGCACATAAAGGATTACAAAGAACTAAGCACTATTTTGGAAACCGATTTAAGAGAAGTAGCTAATTATTATAAATTTGGTACATTGGATGTTATGGTCGAAAAGATTACTAATTATATTCGCAGATATTATGTAGAGTTTCAAATAGAGGAAAAGTTTGGTTTTAAATGCGAGGACTTTCTTTTGGGATTTAACGATGTACTAGCATGTTTTTATAATAGCGAAATAGATGTAAACAATATTTCAATTATTAATTCAGACGAACAACTAGAATACGAAGATTTTCAAAAAAGCAAATGTGGAATATTAATTGGGGGTAACATGTTAGGTCGTGGTATTACCATTATAGACTTAACTGTTTCATTCATCACTCGAGATAGAATTGATGGCAGAGGTAACATTGATACAATTTTACAAAGAGCAAGATGGTTTGGTTATCGTGAGAAAATCTTGAAATTAATAAAAATATTTACAACTGGGGGAATACAAAAAGAATTTAATGGAATATATCATCATGATACATCGTTGTATGATGAAATTAAGTACTGTATTGAAAACAATATTGATTTAAGAGAGAGTAAATTACCAGTAAAAATTAGTGATAAATTAGATTTAACTAGAAGAAATGTAATTTTAAAAGGGTCGCTAAAAAGAAGCAATACTTCAAATTTTATGCAACAGAGAAAATTTGCATATTTGTCTGATTATAAAATACATGATAATATAAATAACAAAATTTATAAATTTTTAAAAAAGCAAAAATTTGAAAAAACTATTAAAGATATTCCAGTTTATGATGTAGAATCTTCGGAATTTTATAGAATATTGAAAGATTATATTGATAATCCAGAGATCTATATTATTAATGAACGATTATATGAAAGTCTGATTATCCTATTTAATTCTGCAAAAAGGATTAAATTAATTCTTATGAAAAACCTCTATGATGATAGTAAGGGATATACTCTATCTAGAGATAGTGTTTTTACGGATAGATCAGTTTACTCAGGAAATGTACTTAGTGGTGCTTCACAATCTGGAGATTATTTAGGTGATTTATATCATTTTAGTGAGTTTGATCATGTTCAAATACACTTCACAAAAATAAAAGATACAAAAGGTGTTGAATTGTACGGAGGAAACAAGATACTGTTTTTAGCAATAAACAACACAAAAATAAAGCCGCAAGGATTTATTCAGAGGGTATAA